One Vicinamibacteria bacterium genomic window, CGGTATCGTGCGGGACAAATCCGACGCGAGTTTCGCCGCTCGAGTGAAAGCCGGCGAAGGCGAGCCTTTCTCGTCACCGGTAAGGGTGACCGCCGCGGGGCGAGACCTGTGGTTCTCGATGCGACTCTTCGAGCTCGCTCCCGACGCGTCGACCTTCGTACTCTATCGCTCCGGCGCCGCGGAGCTTGCGGTGTCGAACGGCTCGTTTCCGGGGCACGGACTGCCCGTGCTGGAGGTCTTCGCGGGTAACGCTGGCAGTCGCGTCTACGAGCGGGGTGGTCTAGGCGTTCCGCTCTTCCAGGGTGGCGACGGGGAAGCGGAACGACGCCTCATGGAAACGGAAGCCCACCTTCAGGAACAGCTCATCTCCCAGGCGCGACTGGCCCTCGAAGAGGACTACGATCTCGTCGTTCTTTATAGTCCCGTCACCGACGAGATCGGCCATGCTCTGATGGGCTACCTGTCGCCCGATCTCGATGGATACGATCCAAGGGTGGCCGAAAGACTATGGCCGGTGCTCATCGAGGCCTACGGGCTCCAGGATCGGTTTCTCGGCGTCCTCCTGGATGCCGCGGAACGCGATGGCGCCCATGTCATCGTGGTCAGCGATCACGGAATGGCCCCCATCGACCGCCTCGTTCATCTCAATATCGCCCTGGAACAGGCGGGGCTCGTGGCCCTCGACGCCGGGCGACGGATCGACCTCTCGCGCACTCGCGCGCTCGCTCTACCACTCTCGGATACGTCCATTGCCGTCAATCTCGTCGATCGCCGATCGGGAATCGTTCCGCTCGACGAAAAGGACTCGGTCATCGAGGAGGCGCGTCGCGCCTTGACCGCCCTCGTAGACCCGGACTCGGGTGATCGCATCGTCTTGGAAATCTACGAGCCGTCGACTCGCGGGCTCCTTCAGCCGGGGGGCGACGGGACGGGAGACCTCTTCGTGGAGCTCGCTCCGCGGTACTATCCGTCCACCTCCACCGAGAGAGCTCTCGTCGTGGAACGGGTTGCGCCCAGCGGTCAGCACATTTTCTTGCCCACACGGCGCGAGATGCTCGCGATTTTCGGAATCATCGGGCCCCGCGTCCGGCCGGGGCTCAACGTCGGAAGAGCGAGAGGAATCGACGTCACCCCAACCGTGCTCGACCTACTCGGGACGTCGCCGGGCGACTGGCTACCGGGCCGGAGCCTGGTTCCACGACAGGGACTCCTTCAATACGGGCGCTAGCCCTCTTCATCAAACCTAAACATAAAGAGGATAACCGACGTATTGGTTGTCGAGGCCGACCGGCGAGTGTCCGGTTGCGGACACTTCCTGGGAGTTGGGACGGTACCTAGGGTATTAATCTTTTGAAATCATAAGCATACGACGCTGGTGGCGCTGGCATGATGCTTGCCACAGAGAGTAAGATGGAACCGGGGATGGGAGTTCGATTTCATGGACGTCAAACGTGAGGGCGTAGCCGAAGCAAGAAAACGCAAACAGCGAATTCTCTACGCCGCGGGGGCCGTGGTCTTCGGCATTCTGGCATTCTGGGTCTCTCGGCTCGAGCCGGCA contains:
- a CDS encoding alkaline phosphatase family protein → MQRARLVLFCWLCGVLTLSARPRVILVSFDGAGHVVTTRLAREGKLPNFTRIMEKGAWSDGMVTSFPTKTAAAHAMLFTGHYGHTNGITGNEVLELPAREHTRLETTSGYFSGPLRVEPLWLMAAKAGLETFVFHATQAYPFPEGPNDPHLFIAHGYTDAQADAESISAERVGLPTTDWVVPEAGGDEAREMSFSVGDSVLHGLFYDDPFDPSYGCDTLGIVRDKSDASFAARVKAGEGEPFSSPVRVTAAGRDLWFSMRLFELAPDASTFVLYRSGAAELAVSNGSFPGHGLPVLEVFAGNAGSRVYERGGLGVPLFQGGDGEAERRLMETEAHLQEQLISQARLALEEDYDLVVLYSPVTDEIGHALMGYLSPDLDGYDPRVAERLWPVLIEAYGLQDRFLGVLLDAAERDGAHVIVVSDHGMAPIDRLVHLNIALEQAGLVALDAGRRIDLSRTRALALPLSDTSIAVNLVDRRSGIVPLDEKDSVIEEARRALTALVDPDSGDRIVLEIYEPSTRGLLQPGGDGTGDLFVELAPRYYPSTSTERALVVERVAPSGQHIFLPTRREMLAIFGIIGPRVRPGLNVGRARGIDVTPTVLDLLGTSPGDWLPGRSLVPRQGLLQYGR